The following proteins are co-located in the Camelina sativa cultivar DH55 chromosome 12, Cs, whole genome shotgun sequence genome:
- the LOC104733674 gene encoding uncharacterized protein At4g14100-like, which translates to CHKVGILRPNWLDGAKYLGQKNVSGFLCNVWEKVDFIWYYEDVETKRPVQWIFYTGREAHLMTFEVGAVLEDEKWQAPVYCFNKEKKGLSTKGALREFRGYREKAAM; encoded by the exons TGTCATAAGGTTGGAATCCTGCGACCAAACTGGCTAGATGGAGCCAAGTATCTAGGCCAAAAAAATGTGAGTGGGTTTCTCTGCAATGTATGGGAGAAAGTAGACTTTATATGGTACTATGAGGATGTTGAAACCAAGAGACCCGTGCAATGGATCTTCTATACAG GGAGGGAGGCTCATCTAATGACATTTGAGGTTGGTGCGGTCTTAGAGGATGAGAAATGGCAGGCGCCTGTTTATTGTttcaacaaagagaagaagggtTTATCTACGAAGGGAGCTTTGAGAGAATTTAGAGGATACAGAGAAAAGGCTGctatgtaa